Proteins encoded by one window of Actinocorallia herbida:
- a CDS encoding thiolase C-terminal domain-containing protein has product MSTRPLPQPTLASADFWAAGADGELRVARCTDCGTYMHPPLPRCRSCRSANVAMTPVSGKGVIAGFTVNHQQWLPDLPPPYVVAVVALAEDDGARLTTNIVNCAPEDVHVGLRVKVIFEKAGEVHLPLFEPDDGAQAALGDGPIPEPRAYAAALRPMASPRKFEDRVALTGVGQSAVGRRLMVDPLSLTVDACMAAVEDAGLTLEEIDGLATYPGAAPGGMSEGGVMALEEALQLRPTWVNGGADTPGQIGSITSAMLAVASGLCRHVLCFRTVWESSHSDLLRSGRWYAGGGRASGMMEWRLPFGAASAANWIAIQASHYFHRYGGDRETLGHIALNARANAARNPEAVYRDPLTMDDYLGARMISTPFGLYDCDVPVDGAIAVIVSAVETVPDRPNPPVLVEAVGTQIMERLSWDQDTLTHLPQSLGPSAHLWSRTSLRPADVDVAELYDGFTFNALSWLEALGFCGFGEARDFIDEGRGIALDGRLPLNTHGGQLSAGRLHGYGFVREAMLQLRGEAEGRQVDGARVAVVTAGGGVPSGALLLRGAR; this is encoded by the coding sequence ATGAGTACCAGACCGCTTCCGCAGCCGACCCTGGCGAGCGCGGACTTCTGGGCGGCGGGCGCGGACGGCGAACTGCGCGTAGCCCGCTGCACCGACTGTGGAACCTACATGCACCCTCCACTGCCGCGCTGCCGGTCCTGCCGGAGCGCGAACGTCGCGATGACTCCCGTGTCGGGCAAGGGCGTCATCGCCGGGTTCACCGTTAACCACCAGCAGTGGCTTCCGGATCTCCCGCCCCCCTACGTGGTGGCGGTCGTCGCGTTGGCCGAGGACGACGGGGCACGGCTCACGACCAACATCGTGAACTGCGCGCCGGAGGACGTGCACGTCGGCCTGCGGGTCAAGGTGATCTTCGAGAAGGCGGGTGAGGTCCACCTCCCCCTGTTCGAGCCCGACGACGGAGCGCAGGCCGCGCTCGGGGACGGCCCGATCCCGGAACCGCGCGCTTACGCCGCGGCCCTGCGGCCCATGGCGAGCCCGCGCAAGTTCGAGGACAGGGTCGCCCTCACCGGTGTCGGCCAGTCCGCCGTCGGCAGGCGGCTCATGGTCGATCCGCTGTCCCTGACGGTCGACGCGTGCATGGCGGCCGTCGAGGACGCCGGGCTGACGCTGGAGGAGATCGACGGACTGGCCACCTACCCCGGCGCCGCGCCGGGAGGCATGTCCGAGGGCGGGGTGATGGCCCTGGAAGAGGCCCTCCAGCTCCGGCCGACCTGGGTGAACGGAGGCGCCGATACCCCGGGCCAGATCGGCTCGATCACCTCGGCGATGCTGGCGGTCGCGTCAGGGCTGTGCAGGCACGTCCTGTGCTTCCGGACGGTCTGGGAATCCTCCCACTCCGACCTCCTGCGCTCGGGGCGCTGGTATGCGGGCGGCGGCCGTGCGAGCGGCATGATGGAGTGGCGGCTTCCCTTCGGGGCGGCCTCCGCCGCGAACTGGATCGCGATCCAGGCATCGCACTACTTCCACCGCTACGGCGGCGACCGGGAGACGCTGGGCCACATCGCGCTGAACGCCCGCGCCAACGCCGCGCGCAATCCCGAGGCCGTCTACCGTGACCCGCTGACGATGGACGACTACCTCGGGGCACGGATGATCTCCACCCCGTTCGGCCTCTACGACTGCGACGTCCCCGTTGACGGGGCGATAGCTGTGATCGTCTCGGCGGTCGAGACCGTCCCGGACCGGCCCAACCCTCCGGTCCTTGTCGAGGCCGTCGGCACCCAGATCATGGAGCGGCTGAGCTGGGACCAGGACACCCTGACCCACCTGCCCCAGTCCCTGGGGCCGTCCGCCCACCTGTGGAGCCGCACCTCGCTGCGGCCCGCCGACGTCGACGTCGCCGAGCTCTACGACGGGTTCACCTTCAACGCCCTGTCCTGGCTCGAGGCGCTCGGCTTCTGCGGCTTCGGCGAGGCCCGCGACTTCATCGACGAGGGCCGCGGCATCGCCTTGGACGGCCGTCTCCCGCTCAACACCCACGGCGGCCAGCTCTCGGCCGGGCGGCTGCACGGCTACGGCTTCGTCCGTGAGGCCATGCTCCAGCTACGCGGCGAGGCCGAAGGCCGCCAGGTCGACGGAGCCCGCGTCGCCGTCGTCACCGCCGGCGGCGGCGTCCCCTCCGGCGCGCTGCTCTTGCGCGGTGCCCGATGA
- a CDS encoding amidohydrolase family protein — MPLQDHMQIVSVDDHLIEHPRVWLDRLPAKYRDAGPQIIETPQGHHVWRFEDQIHPYIGLNAVAGKEPKDFGMEPVRYEDMIPGCYDPVARVADMDVDGVHAALCFPSFPGFGGGVFQRGKDKDLALACVRAWNDFSIDEWCAAAPDRYVPLAILPTWDVDLCVAEAERVAAKGARTVSFPDSPVPLGLPSFHDDAWAPLWRVCEETGMPVSLHFGSSSFVPGFSFSGSPAVSTGDLKPASTPFAVAIALFASNLMWSTVDLLFSGQLQKHPDLKFMLSEGGIGWIPYIAERCDYTWLLHRHYQDIDFDARPSELLREHFWGCYIDDRFGLANRHEIGIDRICVEVDYPHSDSMWPNSRKVIAETLADIPDDEAHKIVELNAREVLNFPR, encoded by the coding sequence ATGCCTCTCCAGGACCACATGCAGATCGTCTCCGTGGACGATCACCTCATCGAGCACCCCCGGGTGTGGCTAGACCGGCTTCCGGCCAAGTACCGGGACGCCGGGCCGCAGATCATCGAGACGCCGCAGGGCCACCACGTGTGGCGGTTCGAGGACCAGATCCACCCCTACATCGGCCTCAACGCGGTCGCGGGCAAGGAGCCCAAGGACTTCGGGATGGAACCCGTCCGCTACGAGGACATGATCCCGGGCTGCTACGACCCGGTCGCCCGCGTGGCGGACATGGACGTCGACGGCGTCCATGCGGCCCTGTGCTTCCCGTCCTTCCCCGGCTTCGGGGGAGGCGTCTTCCAGCGCGGCAAGGACAAGGACCTCGCTCTGGCCTGTGTGCGGGCGTGGAACGACTTCAGCATCGACGAGTGGTGCGCCGCCGCCCCCGACCGGTATGTCCCGCTGGCGATCCTCCCGACCTGGGACGTCGACCTGTGCGTCGCCGAGGCCGAGCGCGTCGCCGCCAAGGGCGCCCGGACCGTGTCGTTCCCCGACAGCCCCGTCCCCCTCGGCCTGCCCTCCTTCCACGACGACGCCTGGGCGCCCCTATGGCGCGTGTGCGAGGAGACCGGGATGCCGGTCAGCCTGCACTTCGGCTCCAGCAGCTTCGTTCCGGGGTTCTCCTTCAGCGGTTCCCCCGCGGTCTCGACGGGGGATCTCAAGCCCGCCTCGACGCCGTTCGCGGTGGCGATCGCGCTGTTCGCGAGCAACCTGATGTGGTCGACCGTCGACCTGCTGTTCTCCGGGCAGCTGCAGAAGCACCCGGACCTGAAGTTCATGCTGTCCGAGGGCGGCATCGGCTGGATCCCCTACATCGCCGAGCGCTGCGACTACACCTGGCTCCTGCACCGCCACTACCAGGACATCGACTTCGACGCCCGCCCGTCGGAGCTGCTGCGCGAGCACTTCTGGGGCTGCTACATCGACGACCGGTTCGGCCTGGCCAACCGGCACGAGATCGGGATCGACCGCATCTGCGTCGAGGTCGACTACCCCCACTCGGACTCGATGTGGCCCAACAGCCGCAAGGTCATCGCCGAGACCCTCGCCGACATCCCGGACGACGAGGCCCACAAGATCGTCGAACTCAACGCCCGCGAAGTCCTCAACTTCCCGCGCTGA